The Clupea harengus chromosome 5, Ch_v2.0.2, whole genome shotgun sequence genomic sequence AATACATTATGGTACGATGCACTAAACGTTTCATTGTAAGTAAACACACGTCAAAGTTGTGTTAACTAATACAAAACGCCCTTACCTGAGTTTGAGCCAATGTATCATCCATATCAAAATTTTAGATTTCAAAGGCAACGTTAGACACGTTAGATTGCTGGTTTGCGTCAGATTACAAATATATTGTTACACAAGATTTTCACTGACAACATTAACTAGTGATAAATCCAATGTGTTCCCCAACCCATGTTGTTTACTCAGAGAAAATATTACACTCGATTTTTATAACAAAAATTTCGCGGTATATTGTTGCTTCTCTTTTGTCAGATTTACGGCCATACGTTCTCATGCACTATACTGACACCTATTGAACTGGAGTAGGTTAACCTAGCGACGTACATGTATTGTTGGTGAAATAATCCAGTAACAACAGCCTGATTTAATTGTAGCctactgtatttatttgtactgtatttaaaCACTATACATAACAGTGTATTATGCCAGTCATCAGTAAAAGTAAGGACTGCTAACAGAAACTTTATTCGTTTAGATGAAAatcaaaatacatcaaaatcAAGTATTAAAAAACTTAAAACAGTAAATATGATACATTTGCTCCATGGTGTGTATGTTGTAGAAGATGTATTAGGCTTGGATACAAAATGCAATCATTTCATTATTAGACCATATGAGAATTCAGGCACTCTTTTTGTAGATCTGCGTGCAAACCTTGCCCTCACATCGCATTTCCTGTaataaaaagacagagaaagggcaCTGTAATCACAGCCAGTGGTATACGTTCTGAGACTGTTAGACATACAGAAGTTACTCTGACATAACTTACAAGATAGAGAGCCTCTCCTTCAAACCAGTGAGTCCatcctctgtttttcttttcccccttctgGACACAGACCAGTTTATCATTGTCCCAGCTGACGGTTGTCTGTTGACAGAAAAAACAATAACTTTGTTATAGTTCTGTTGTGGGCctctatttttcacacatattaacatatacagcgttatttagttggtagtatatatttatattaaatgTAACTCTGAACCTGGCATTTTCTGTTGTCCAAGCCTTTTGTGACCTCTTCATACTCCTCACCAATCTTGAATTCGCAGGTATAGTTTCTGAAAGAAGTTAGTGTTTTGACTATAAAGGAGTCACCATCTTGTTCAATAATTTTCTGAGGCTTCAGCATGCTTGCTGCCTTGCGAGTGACAAAGTCGATACCTGCATGACAAAAAaagagtgattgtgtgatttCCTCATTAATAAACTCTCTACCATATGGCCTTATATGCCcatattttttacaaaatgcaTAACGCAATTTTTGCAAACTCAAGGAATAGCGATGTGAATGGATCTGTGGAGATTCATTCCGGAATCTGAGATAAGAATGCAACTGTCTGGAAAAGGAATGTGTGGAGTTCACAGCTGCAAGACACTCCTGTGCAACAATTCTGACTCAAATTTGACCAGCTTCTGAACAGTGTAATTCTGACTTCTCATATTTT encodes the following:
- the rbp7b gene encoding retinoid-binding protein 7 is translated as MPANYAGTWDIVSNENFEAYMVALGIDFVTRKAASMLKPQKIIEQDGDSFIVKTLTSFRNYTCEFKIGEEYEEVTKGLDNRKCQTTVSWDNDKLVCVQKGEKKNRGWTHWFEGEALYLEMRCEGKVCTQIYKKSA